From the genome of Methylocystis heyeri:
GCGCAAGGCCTTGCTCCATCATGGCGCCGCCCATCATTCTTTCGGCCATGCGGGGCAGCGCGCCGTAGAACCTGGCGCTGCGCAGGGTCAGCGTGGAGCCGATCGGGCGGCCCGAGAAATCCGCCCATATGTCGAGCCGCTCCCCCGGCGCCAGCATGACATAGGGCCTGGTTTCGGGCGCCTCCAGGAGGCCGCCGTCGACGCCGAGCACGGTGACGGGCGCGCCGTCGTCCCAGGCCAGCTTATAAACGCGGGCGTTGGAGGCGTTCAGCACGCGGAGCCGATAGGCGCGGCTCGCAACGTCGAAGCGCGCATCGGCTCGACCGTTGACCAGAATGCGCCGGCCATAAAAGCCGAACATGCTCATATGCATGCCGCCGCCGTAAATCAGCTGATTGGCGTCGTCGAGGGTGCGGTCCTGTATGACGAGCGGGAGTTCGAATTCCCCCGAGGGAAGTCCGAGGGCGCGTTCTTCCTCGTCGTCGACGATGATCGCGCCGGCCAGTCCGCGGTAAACCTGCGTCGCGGTCGCCTCATGCGGATGCGGATGGTAGAGGTTCATGCCCGCCCGATTGAGCATTTCGAATTCGTAGACATAGGTCTCGCCCGGATCGAAGGCGTAATCCGGATGGCCGTCCATCGCTTCGGGAACATGCAGGCCGTGCCAATGGGTGATGTGCCGTTCAGGCAATTCGTTGCGCAGGCGAATGCGAATCTTCTGGCCTCGCGAGAAGCGCAGGACTGGGCCGAGATAGCTGTTCGCGAGCGGCGTCAGCGTGTTTTCCGGCCCGGTGAGCAAGGTGGCGTCGTAGCGCCAGACCTTTGTCTCCGGTCCCGGCAGGATCGGCGCGGAGCCGGGCCTGGCTACGAGTTCCAGATCGACGTCGGGACGAAAACTCTCCGAGGCCTGCCGGGGCGGAATTTTCTTCATGGCCATATCGGCGCGGCCGACGC
Proteins encoded in this window:
- a CDS encoding multicopper oxidase family protein, encoding MPKTTFFSRRELLSGAAGVCASLAVPGVGRADMAMKKIPPRQASESFRPDVDLELVARPGSAPILPGPETKVWRYDATLLTGPENTLTPLANSYLGPVLRFSRGQKIRIRLRNELPERHITHWHGLHVPEAMDGHPDYAFDPGETYVYEFEMLNRAGMNLYHPHPHEATATQVYRGLAGAIIVDDEEERALGLPSGEFELPLVIQDRTLDDANQLIYGGGMHMSMFGFYGRRILVNGRADARFDVASRAYRLRVLNASNARVYKLAWDDGAPVTVLGVDGGLLEAPETRPYVMLAPGERLDIWADFSGRPIGSTLTLRSARFYGALPRMAERMMGGAMMEQGLAPGGDYPIAVFNVARAADVGAVLPKSLAKLLPRRRLEEAANADNPAAIKISEAPMNMLLNGRAYGDDIQPGERFPVDSLQLIDIFHDHGAGAMGGMGTMGNCGMGGMRGMGMGGMGMGGGGGMGGMMGGGCGMMFSMPHPIHLHGQQFQIVSRSFEGDDEAYASLREGFVDSGLKDTVLVFPGEKLRILKPFGDFKGRFMFHCHILEHEDMGMMRQFLVE